A window of the Bradyrhizobium ottawaense genome harbors these coding sequences:
- a CDS encoding MmgE/PrpD family protein encodes MRQDEAQGAATTFADFVAGTVWEDVTAQDHEAKRSILNFFATALGSSRDPAVAVALKTLLPFSGAATSAIIGRPERLDAMGAAFVNAISANLLDFDDTHLDTIIHPAAPVAAPVLALAQARGFSGQAVLTAFILGVEVECRVGNAVSPGHYARGWHITSTCGVFGAAAACAKLLGLSVQQISNAIGIAASQSAGVVENLPSAAKNVSVGNAARNGLFAALLASNGYSASPKAIEGPLGWARAMGDAPDLAKLTDGLGKSWEIAKNTYKPYPAGIVFHAVIDACFKLRAQLDGRIDYIASISVRGSALLLARGDRPVRNERDARVSIHHCVACALLLGAAGVTEFSETTVSRPDIISLRRKVKAVLDASLPDGAARVTIHLASGETFDEIVMAAKGSLEDPLTDRDIEAKLRECARLGGTDWDIERVIDRVWNLDTLADVSGLMGTHG; translated from the coding sequence GTGCGGCAAGATGAAGCGCAAGGTGCCGCCACAACGTTTGCCGATTTCGTTGCCGGCACGGTGTGGGAAGATGTCACCGCGCAGGATCATGAAGCGAAGCGTTCGATTCTGAACTTCTTTGCGACCGCGCTCGGTTCGTCCCGCGACCCGGCCGTTGCTGTTGCCTTGAAGACGTTGCTGCCGTTCAGCGGCGCTGCGACGTCGGCGATCATCGGCCGGCCGGAACGGCTGGATGCGATGGGGGCGGCGTTCGTGAACGCGATTTCGGCCAACCTGCTCGATTTCGACGATACCCATCTGGACACCATCATTCATCCGGCCGCGCCTGTCGCGGCACCGGTGCTGGCGTTGGCGCAGGCGCGGGGATTTTCGGGGCAGGCCGTACTCACCGCCTTCATTCTCGGCGTCGAGGTCGAATGCCGCGTCGGCAACGCGGTGTCGCCCGGACACTATGCGCGCGGCTGGCATATCACCTCGACCTGCGGGGTATTCGGTGCAGCGGCGGCCTGCGCGAAGCTGCTCGGCCTTTCGGTGCAGCAGATTTCAAACGCCATCGGGATTGCGGCCAGCCAGTCGGCGGGGGTCGTCGAAAATCTTCCGAGTGCGGCCAAGAATGTCAGCGTCGGCAATGCCGCCCGCAACGGCCTGTTCGCGGCATTGCTCGCTTCCAACGGCTATTCCGCATCGCCCAAGGCCATCGAAGGTCCGCTCGGCTGGGCTCGCGCCATGGGCGACGCGCCTGATCTTGCGAAACTGACTGATGGCCTCGGCAAGAGCTGGGAGATCGCCAAGAATACTTACAAACCTTATCCTGCCGGCATTGTGTTTCATGCCGTGATCGACGCCTGTTTCAAATTGCGGGCGCAGCTCGATGGGCGAATCGATTATATCGCGTCGATTTCCGTGCGCGGCTCCGCGCTGCTGCTGGCGCGGGGCGACCGGCCGGTTCGCAACGAACGCGATGCGCGGGTTAGCATTCATCATTGCGTCGCGTGCGCGCTCTTGCTGGGCGCCGCCGGCGTCACCGAATTTTCGGAAACGACCGTATCCCGGCCCGACATCATCTCGCTGCGCCGGAAGGTCAAGGCGGTGCTCGACGCATCGCTCCCCGACGGGGCCGCGCGCGTGACCATCCATCTGGCGTCGGGAGAGACGTTCGATGAGATCGTCATGGCAGCCAAGGGCAGCCTCGAGGACCCACTGACCGATCGCGATATCGAGGCGAAGCTGCGCGAATGCGCGCGGCTGGGGGGTACCGACTGGGATATCGAACGCGTAATCGACCGTGTCTGGAATCTCGATACACTGGCCGATGTCTCGGGCCTGATGGGGACGCACGGCTGA
- a CDS encoding DUF488 domain-containing protein codes for MGKRIAAANVRLKRAYDPPAASDGTRILVDRLWPRGVSRADAAIDRWDKSIAPSTMLRNWFRHDPARWQEFQHRYVKEIYKHREQLDELRARAKSGRITLVFGAHDKIHNHAIVLRDILLGRSGMHSTSA; via the coding sequence ATGGGGAAGAGAATCGCAGCCGCAAATGTCAGACTAAAACGCGCCTATGATCCTCCCGCTGCGAGCGACGGCACCCGGATACTCGTCGATCGCCTGTGGCCTCGCGGAGTTAGCAGAGCCGATGCGGCGATCGATCGGTGGGACAAGAGCATCGCGCCAAGCACCATGTTGCGAAATTGGTTCAGGCATGACCCCGCACGCTGGCAGGAATTTCAACATCGATACGTGAAAGAGATTTACAAGCACAGAGAACAGCTCGACGAACTGCGTGCGCGCGCCAAATCGGGCCGGATTACACTCGTGTTCGGAGCCCATGACAAGATTCACAACCACGCCATCGTCCTGAGGGATATTCTGCTTGGCCGATCCGGAATGCATTCGACATCGGCTTGA
- a CDS encoding branched-chain amino acid ABC transporter permease: MNQALETFLQALSAGLLIGAVYGLMCVGLGLIFGVMRVINFAQGDFMMLGMYAAFYFFTALGVQATFGNTFGPFIAILLAGPVLAAFGYAVHLVLISRVSGTRTSSLEGDGHYAQLILTLGIALILQNGGLLVFGSVLASIRTPLSSSAWELGPLLGDISVFVNKARGIDAVVSLVTMLLLTLLITRSKVGKSLRAAADNPTAATYMGIDVDRAHRIAFALGTGITAIAGGLLATNYPFHPFVGVEYVIVMYAGVVLGGMGSIIGAFWGGMTIGLVQQMSTLILPTQLQNAAIFVVFLLIIFFRPQGFFGRMVERT; this comes from the coding sequence GTGAATCAGGCACTGGAAACCTTTCTGCAAGCGTTGTCCGCCGGCCTCCTGATCGGCGCGGTCTACGGCCTGATGTGCGTCGGGCTCGGACTGATCTTCGGCGTCATGCGGGTGATCAACTTCGCCCAGGGCGATTTCATGATGCTCGGCATGTATGCAGCATTCTACTTCTTCACCGCGCTCGGCGTGCAGGCCACCTTCGGCAACACGTTTGGGCCGTTCATCGCGATCCTGCTGGCCGGCCCGGTGCTGGCCGCCTTCGGCTATGCCGTCCACCTTGTTTTGATCTCGCGCGTATCGGGCACGCGTACTTCTTCGCTGGAGGGCGACGGCCATTACGCCCAGCTCATTCTGACGCTGGGGATTGCGCTGATCCTGCAGAACGGCGGCCTGCTCGTGTTCGGCTCGGTACTGGCCTCGATCCGGACGCCGCTGTCGAGTTCGGCATGGGAGCTCGGGCCGCTGCTCGGGGATATCAGCGTCTTCGTCAACAAGGCGCGCGGCATCGACGCCGTGGTTTCGCTGGTGACGATGTTGCTGCTGACGCTGCTGATCACCCGCTCGAAGGTCGGAAAGTCGCTGCGTGCCGCCGCCGACAACCCGACCGCGGCAACCTATATGGGCATCGACGTCGACCGCGCGCATCGTATTGCCTTCGCGCTCGGCACCGGCATCACCGCGATCGCCGGCGGCCTGCTCGCCACCAACTATCCGTTCCATCCCTTCGTCGGCGTCGAATATGTCATCGTCATGTATGCCGGCGTCGTGCTCGGCGGCATGGGCAGCATCATCGGCGCTTTCTGGGGCGGCATGACGATCGGCCTGGTTCAGCAGATGTCGACGCTGATATTGCCGACGCAGTTGCAGAACGCCGCGATCTTCGTCGTGTTCCTCCTGATCATTTTCTTCCGCCCGCAAGGTTTCTTCGGGCGCATGGTCGAGAGGACGTGA
- a CDS encoding branched-chain amino acid ABC transporter ATP-binding protein/permease, translating to MRGWRSLLPVFVFTVLYAVVSLSVTNSYYQLVMTLVPVWAIFGLSWNLLSGYTGLISFGHAAFFGLGAYAVALGQIYFDLSPWVLIPIAAVIGGMAGLLIGFPTFRLQGHYFALAMLAYPLAILYVFEWLGLQELTLPIKRDNPIAYMQFNDHRLYTLLALAMMLGTILLTRAVERSRFGMALLAIKQNEAAAEAAGINTLAWKLRAITLSGAIAGAVGGFYAVVLLVVTPQSVFGMLVSAQALTVAMFGGVGTVWGPVIGSVILIPLAETLNAEAGSRFPGIQGVIFGLAIVCVILVAPEGLFWKIRDLLRKRPASPKAVIPAAPAPAHADTVAAPMPPRPKRSHGTGDVVLEVRNLSRSFGGLKAVQDVSFKLRQNEILGIIGPNGAGKTTLFNLLNGFLRPGTGEILLDGREMSGRKPHELCEAGIGRTFQIMRPFLRMSVSDNVVVGAYVRAGTDAEARRLAADAIARVGLTEIAGRIAGELTTKELRLMELARALAGKPRILLLDETLAGLGHDEADEVVAVIQRLARDGMTIAIIEHTMQAMVRLVDSFLVLDHGAVIVEGEPEAVTRDSRVIEAYLGKKWVAHASH from the coding sequence ATGCGCGGATGGCGATCGCTGCTTCCCGTCTTTGTCTTCACCGTGCTCTATGCGGTGGTGTCGCTGAGCGTGACCAATTCCTACTATCAACTGGTCATGACGCTGGTCCCGGTCTGGGCGATCTTCGGCCTGTCGTGGAACCTGCTCAGCGGCTACACCGGGCTGATCTCGTTTGGCCATGCCGCCTTCTTCGGTCTAGGCGCCTATGCGGTCGCGCTCGGCCAGATCTATTTCGACCTGTCGCCATGGGTGCTGATCCCGATTGCGGCCGTGATCGGCGGCATGGCGGGGCTTCTAATCGGCTTTCCGACCTTCCGCCTGCAGGGACACTACTTCGCGCTGGCGATGCTCGCCTACCCGCTCGCCATTCTCTACGTGTTCGAATGGCTCGGCCTGCAGGAATTGACGCTGCCGATCAAGCGCGACAATCCGATCGCCTATATGCAATTCAACGATCACCGCCTCTACACGCTGCTGGCACTGGCGATGATGCTCGGCACCATCCTGCTGACGCGCGCCGTCGAACGGTCGCGCTTCGGCATGGCGTTGCTCGCGATCAAGCAAAATGAAGCCGCCGCGGAAGCCGCGGGGATCAATACCTTGGCCTGGAAGCTCCGCGCCATCACGCTGAGCGGCGCCATCGCCGGCGCGGTCGGCGGATTCTACGCGGTCGTGCTGCTGGTGGTCACCCCGCAGTCGGTATTCGGGATGCTGGTATCGGCGCAGGCGCTGACGGTTGCGATGTTCGGCGGCGTCGGAACCGTCTGGGGCCCGGTGATTGGGTCCGTGATCTTGATCCCGCTGGCCGAAACGCTCAATGCCGAAGCGGGCTCGCGCTTCCCCGGCATTCAGGGCGTGATCTTCGGGCTCGCAATCGTTTGCGTCATCCTGGTCGCGCCGGAGGGCCTGTTCTGGAAGATACGCGATTTGCTGCGCAAGCGACCGGCGTCGCCGAAAGCGGTCATACCGGCCGCGCCCGCCCCCGCGCATGCTGACACCGTCGCGGCACCAATGCCGCCGCGGCCGAAACGATCGCATGGCACAGGAGACGTCGTCCTCGAGGTGCGCAACCTGTCGCGTTCCTTCGGTGGACTGAAAGCCGTGCAGGATGTCAGCTTCAAGCTGCGGCAAAACGAAATCTTGGGAATTATCGGCCCCAACGGCGCCGGCAAGACCACGCTGTTCAACCTGCTCAACGGATTTCTGCGGCCCGGCACCGGCGAAATTCTGCTCGACGGACGCGAGATGTCCGGCCGCAAGCCGCATGAACTCTGCGAGGCCGGCATCGGTCGAACTTTTCAGATCATGCGCCCGTTCCTTCGCATGTCGGTCTCGGACAACGTCGTGGTCGGCGCCTATGTCCGCGCCGGCACCGATGCCGAGGCACGGCGGCTGGCGGCGGACGCCATTGCGCGGGTTGGTCTAACGGAGATTGCCGGCCGGATCGCCGGCGAACTGACGACCAAGGAATTGCGGTTGATGGAGTTGGCCCGCGCGCTGGCCGGAAAGCCGCGCATCCTGTTGCTCGACGAGACGCTCGCTGGCCTCGGGCATGACGAAGCCGATGAGGTCGTGGCGGTGATCCAGCGGCTTGCCCGCGACGGCATGACGATCGCGATCATCGAACACACCATGCAGGCCATGGTTCGACTTGTGGATAGTTTCCTGGTGCTCGACCACGGCGCCGTTATCGTCGAAGGCGAACCCGAAGCGGTCACCCGCGACAGCCGCGTGATCGAAGCCTATCTCGGCAAAAAATGGGTGGCCCATGCTTCGCATTGA
- a CDS encoding carboxymuconolactone decarboxylase family protein — protein sequence MSELFDKGLKVRKEVLGEEYVNKSIAGADEFTRTMAEWSTEFCWGALWTRPGLDRRTRSIVNLAMLGALGRPHELKLHVKGALKNGVTKDEIKEILLQVGVYCGIPSGIDAFRNAREAFNEVEGK from the coding sequence ATGAGCGAATTGTTCGACAAGGGATTGAAGGTCCGCAAGGAAGTGCTCGGCGAGGAGTACGTCAACAAATCCATCGCAGGCGCCGACGAATTCACCCGGACGATGGCGGAATGGTCGACCGAGTTTTGCTGGGGCGCGCTGTGGACCCGGCCCGGCCTCGATCGCCGCACGCGCAGCATCGTCAATCTGGCGATGCTCGGGGCACTGGGTCGGCCTCACGAACTCAAGCTGCACGTCAAGGGCGCGTTGAAGAACGGCGTGACCAAGGACGAGATCAAGGAGATCCTGCTCCAGGTCGGCGTCTATTGCGGCATCCCGTCCGGAATCGATGCCTTCCGGAATGCGCGCGAGGCCTTCAACGAGGTTGAGGGGAAGTGA
- a CDS encoding NAD(P)-dependent oxidoreductase, whose protein sequence is MTTRRPADGRRRERTMAGETIGFVGTGRMGGPMAGRLLDAGYSLCIYDAQPEATKALVARGARLAKSPAEVASSADIVLASLPTPDIVKAVALGPDGIVAGNRATVLIDLSTTGPGAAKLIAKGFEARKITLVDAPVSGGIKGAVNGTLAVMVSCPKATYDRVEPILKHFGKLFYTGDQPGTAQTAKLANNLMAAAALVITSEAVAMGVKGGVNAKVLIDIINASSGRNSASEDKFPRAVLPGTFDFGFTTGLSYKDVRLCVDEAEAMGVPMVCGAVVRQMLAITNAKYGASSDFTSIAKVLEEWAGVEMRG, encoded by the coding sequence ATCACAACAAGGCGCCCGGCAGACGGGCGCCGCAGGGAGCGGACCATGGCAGGAGAAACAATCGGCTTTGTCGGAACGGGCCGCATGGGCGGGCCGATGGCCGGACGCCTGCTCGATGCCGGCTATTCGCTCTGCATCTACGATGCGCAGCCCGAGGCGACCAAGGCGCTGGTGGCGCGCGGCGCGCGGCTGGCGAAGTCGCCGGCCGAAGTGGCGTCGAGCGCGGATATCGTGCTGGCGAGCCTGCCGACCCCCGACATCGTCAAGGCGGTCGCACTCGGACCGGACGGTATCGTTGCCGGAAACCGCGCCACGGTGCTGATCGACCTGTCGACCACTGGCCCCGGCGCCGCCAAATTGATCGCAAAGGGATTCGAGGCGAGGAAGATCACGCTGGTGGATGCGCCCGTCAGCGGCGGCATCAAGGGTGCGGTGAACGGCACGCTTGCGGTCATGGTGTCGTGCCCGAAGGCAACTTACGACAGGGTCGAGCCGATCCTGAAGCATTTCGGAAAGCTGTTCTATACCGGCGACCAGCCGGGCACGGCGCAGACGGCAAAACTCGCCAACAACCTGATGGCGGCGGCAGCGCTCGTCATCACCTCCGAGGCGGTGGCGATGGGCGTCAAGGGCGGCGTCAACGCAAAGGTGCTGATCGACATCATCAACGCCAGCAGCGGACGCAACAGCGCCTCCGAGGACAAATTCCCCCGCGCCGTGCTTCCCGGCACCTTCGATTTCGGCTTCACCACCGGCCTCTCCTACAAGGACGTGCGGCTCTGCGTCGATGAAGCCGAGGCAATGGGCGTGCCGATGGTCTGCGGCGCAGTGGTCCGGCAGATGCTTGCCATCACCAACGCCAAGTATGGCGCGTCATCCGATTTCACGTCGATCGCGAAGGTGCTGGAGGAATGGGCCGGCGTCGAAATGCGCGGCTGA
- a CDS encoding ABC transporter ATP-binding protein, giving the protein MLRIEGLTAGYSAIPVLNGVSIKVEQGQFVAIVGPNGAGKTTLFKTISGIVRPSAGAITFEDHDLLSIRPAQRAHLGIAHVPEGRQVFPSLTVMENLEMGAVTAAGRRDWKKNIERIFEWLPILAERRGQFAGTLSGGQQQMLAIGRGLASSPKLLMLDEPSMGLAPAIADFIFERLIEIRKQSNLTILLVEQRVAEALESADHGYVLEAGRVALEGNNQTLRADDRVRKAYLGM; this is encoded by the coding sequence ATGCTTCGCATTGAGGGGCTGACCGCCGGCTATTCCGCGATTCCCGTCCTGAACGGTGTCTCGATCAAGGTCGAACAGGGCCAGTTCGTCGCCATCGTCGGCCCGAACGGCGCCGGCAAGACCACCCTGTTCAAGACGATTTCCGGCATCGTGCGCCCAAGCGCGGGTGCCATCACCTTCGAAGACCACGACCTGCTGTCGATCCGTCCCGCGCAACGCGCGCATCTCGGCATCGCCCATGTTCCCGAAGGCCGCCAAGTATTTCCGTCGCTCACCGTGATGGAAAATCTCGAAATGGGCGCGGTCACCGCGGCCGGCCGGCGCGACTGGAAAAAAAATATCGAGCGCATCTTCGAATGGCTGCCGATTCTGGCCGAACGCCGCGGCCAGTTCGCAGGCACGCTGTCGGGCGGACAGCAGCAGATGCTGGCGATCGGCCGCGGGCTCGCCTCCTCGCCCAAGCTTCTGATGCTGGACGAACCCTCGATGGGCCTCGCACCCGCGATCGCGGATTTCATCTTTGAGCGGCTGATCGAAATCCGCAAGCAATCGAACCTGACCATTTTGCTGGTCGAACAGCGCGTGGCGGAGGCCCTCGAGTCCGCCGACCACGGCTACGTGCTCGAGGCCGGCCGCGTCGCACTTGAAGGCAACAACCAGACCTTGCGGGCGGACGACCGCGTCCGCAAAGCCTATCTCGGCATGTGA
- a CDS encoding MmgE/PrpD family protein translates to MTIRAGGASEISMARALARAALAVDLSRFDADVIAKAKICLLDFLSCAFEARNHPWSRQAIGIAREVSHGATIVGTGKLATAGDAAFANATMGHGLVREDMHAASICHHGVVIWPTLLALSERTPLSGATFLAAAIIGYETGAQIGRALFTADLARLYRPTGLVAPLGAALAGSYALGLSEDAATSAIAIAANTSSGLNEWPRSGGSEMYFHPGFAARNAVAAVELAEAGARASETILEGEAGLFAAFRRQPAPAAIRLFAGERPEIMAVYNKPAPACNFAQTAAQAALRVAREIETSEDIATVSIRVPEAAARYPGCDSTGPFHNALQAKMSIPFSVAAVLARGALEEDNYADINDPRVLRLVACTDLQSEAGFTAAFPANQGAEVLVGLRNGKTVRQRLDNVIAATPEEIRACFRLAAADAIGERRALRLEELVDNCAQLSNSSVIAAQCRPDPAEQRLRPAS, encoded by the coding sequence ATGACGATCCGGGCCGGCGGAGCAAGCGAGATATCGATGGCGCGAGCACTGGCTCGCGCCGCGCTTGCCGTCGATCTCAGCCGTTTTGATGCCGACGTCATCGCAAAAGCAAAGATCTGCCTGCTGGATTTTCTCTCCTGTGCCTTTGAGGCACGCAACCATCCGTGGAGCCGCCAGGCGATCGGCATCGCCCGCGAGGTCAGCCATGGTGCCACGATTGTCGGGACCGGCAAGCTGGCAACAGCGGGGGACGCGGCCTTCGCCAATGCCACGATGGGCCACGGCCTGGTGCGCGAAGACATGCACGCCGCCAGCATCTGCCATCATGGCGTGGTGATCTGGCCGACCTTGCTCGCGCTGTCGGAGCGGACACCGTTATCCGGCGCGACGTTCCTTGCCGCCGCGATCATCGGCTATGAAACCGGCGCGCAGATCGGCCGCGCGCTCTTCACCGCCGATCTCGCCCGCCTCTACCGGCCGACCGGGCTGGTGGCACCGCTGGGCGCGGCCCTTGCCGGAAGTTATGCGCTCGGCCTCAGCGAAGACGCCGCCACCAGCGCAATCGCCATTGCCGCCAACACATCGTCCGGCCTCAACGAATGGCCGCGCTCTGGCGGCTCCGAGATGTATTTTCATCCGGGATTCGCCGCGCGCAACGCCGTTGCCGCGGTCGAACTGGCCGAAGCCGGCGCCCGCGCCTCCGAAACGATTCTTGAAGGCGAAGCCGGACTATTCGCCGCCTTCCGCCGCCAGCCTGCCCCCGCCGCGATCCGATTGTTCGCCGGCGAGCGGCCGGAAATCATGGCGGTCTACAACAAGCCCGCTCCTGCCTGCAATTTCGCGCAAACCGCGGCGCAGGCTGCCTTGCGGGTTGCTCGCGAGATCGAGACGTCGGAGGACATCGCGACCGTTTCGATCCGCGTCCCCGAAGCCGCAGCCCGATACCCCGGCTGCGATTCCACAGGGCCCTTTCATAACGCGCTGCAAGCCAAGATGAGCATCCCCTTCAGCGTCGCCGCTGTGCTGGCGCGCGGCGCGCTCGAAGAGGACAATTACGCTGACATCAACGATCCCAGGGTTCTCCGCCTCGTCGCATGCACCGACCTGCAAAGCGAGGCAGGATTTACCGCCGCGTTCCCGGCGAACCAGGGCGCCGAGGTCCTCGTTGGCCTGCGCAACGGCAAAACCGTCCGGCAGCGTCTCGACAATGTCATCGCCGCTACGCCTGAAGAAATTCGCGCATGCTTCCGGCTGGCCGCCGCCGACGCCATCGGAGAACGCCGTGCGCTGCGTCTGGAAGAGCTTGTCGACAATTGCGCACAGCTTTCGAACAGCAGCGTGATCGCGGCCCAGTGCCGGCCTGACCCGGCCGAACAACGGTTGCGGCCCGCGTCATGA